One Streptomyces sp. P9-A2 DNA window includes the following coding sequences:
- a CDS encoding GNAT family N-acetyltransferase, which yields MADPYASRAAVHEHTADGFGSVRVLPLDPAVDAAVLHRWVSGERAVFWGMNGLTERQVADIYAHMDTLDTHHAYLVVKDGEPAALLQTYEPEADRVGDCYPVEPGDIGLHLLLAPVGPEGARSGWTGALLAVMVGFALLGLDRRRVVVDPDVANEKAVARFLRQGFTAGPEVVLPEIDLPDVYLPEKKAQLAFLTREVAFRGR from the coding sequence ATGGCTGACCCGTACGCGTCCCGCGCGGCCGTTCACGAGCACACGGCCGACGGCTTCGGCTCCGTACGCGTGCTGCCGCTCGACCCGGCGGTGGACGCGGCCGTCCTGCACCGCTGGGTGAGCGGTGAACGCGCCGTCTTCTGGGGCATGAACGGCCTCACCGAGCGGCAAGTGGCCGATATCTACGCCCATATGGACACGCTCGACACCCACCACGCGTACCTCGTCGTCAAGGACGGCGAGCCGGCCGCGCTGCTCCAGACGTACGAGCCGGAGGCCGACCGGGTCGGCGACTGCTACCCCGTCGAGCCCGGCGACATAGGCCTCCACCTGCTGCTCGCACCGGTCGGCCCGGAGGGGGCGCGTTCCGGCTGGACCGGCGCGCTGCTGGCCGTCATGGTCGGGTTCGCCCTGCTGGGCCTGGACCGCAGGCGCGTGGTGGTCGACCCGGACGTGGCCAACGAGAAGGCGGTCGCCCGCTTCCTGCGGCAGGGTTTCACGGCGGGCCCCGAGGTCGTCCTGCCCGAGATCGATCTGCCGGACGTGTACCTGCCGGAGAAGAAGGCCCAACTCGCTTTTCTCACCCGGGAGGTGGCTTTCCGAGGCCGGTGA
- a CDS encoding copper resistance CopC/CopD family protein, protein MLLGTVLVLLLLGSAGPASAHAAVRGAVPEDGSVVKSAPQHVTVTFTESVALLDDSFRVYSPDNHRVKLGEPEHADGRSDTARVGLPGGLDDGTYTVAWRVVSADSHPVSGAFTFSIGTPSPTAPVAPATPAEHPITASLYDTGRHLAYIAAALLIGTVAFAALCRPPDTAPLRMPLVTGWWTLLTSTAVLLVLRAPYENGTSPATAFDLSAFAGVLTARPGIALLTRLALLALVAAVLLRLPRLRQGQGEPDGRTPPALLALGTVLAVALALTWASAEHASAGIQVPVAMTSSVLHLLAMACWLGGLTALLVILFRADTPPPVATVTRFSRLAFLSVTVLVVTGVYQSWRGLGSWSALADSSYGNTLVVKLVVTAALLLAAGLSRRLTLGLVTAASAASTVEHETEKVGERTVAAVRERIPELVASATPDKAPSTGPGLPATGDGATDSPSPGPDSPDRNAPSDPSTPSDPSTPSDPPAPSDPSDPPASSGPSGPSTPSDPPAPSDPSDPPASSGPSGPSGPSGPSGPSGPSGPSGPDEPALDRHRRALRVSVLVEAVVAVVVLLVTTVLTSTLPARAEAEAAATEAAPIAGLPPATVVTIPYALDVPGGKGSVQITLDPGQVGENGIQAVAFSPTGALDSVPELRLSFTLAEKDIGPIDAGLTDRGGYWATSNLNLPLPGTWTMKATIRVSEVDQVTESHPLRIEP, encoded by the coding sequence GTGCTGCTGGGTACCGTGCTGGTCCTGCTCCTCCTTGGCAGCGCCGGACCGGCGAGTGCGCACGCGGCCGTCCGCGGAGCCGTCCCCGAGGACGGAAGCGTCGTCAAGTCCGCCCCGCAGCACGTCACCGTGACCTTCACGGAGTCCGTCGCCCTGCTCGACGACTCGTTCCGCGTCTACAGCCCCGACAACCACCGGGTGAAGCTGGGCGAACCCGAGCACGCCGACGGCAGGTCCGACACCGCGCGCGTCGGCCTGCCCGGCGGGCTCGACGACGGCACCTACACGGTCGCCTGGCGGGTGGTCTCCGCGGACAGCCACCCCGTCTCCGGTGCCTTCACCTTCTCCATCGGCACACCCTCGCCCACCGCACCGGTGGCGCCCGCGACCCCGGCGGAGCACCCGATCACCGCGAGCCTCTACGACACCGGCCGCCATCTCGCGTACATCGCCGCCGCGCTGCTCATCGGCACGGTGGCGTTCGCGGCCCTGTGCCGGCCGCCGGACACCGCCCCGCTGCGGATGCCGCTGGTCACCGGCTGGTGGACGCTGCTGACGTCCACCGCGGTCCTGCTCGTGCTGAGGGCTCCGTACGAGAACGGGACGTCCCCGGCGACCGCGTTCGACCTCTCGGCCTTCGCCGGCGTTCTCACCGCGCGTCCGGGCATCGCGCTGCTGACCCGGCTCGCCCTGCTGGCACTGGTGGCGGCGGTCCTCCTGCGGCTGCCCCGCCTGCGGCAGGGCCAGGGGGAGCCGGACGGCCGGACACCGCCCGCCTTGCTCGCCCTGGGCACCGTCCTGGCCGTCGCCCTCGCGTTGACGTGGGCGTCGGCCGAGCACGCCTCGGCCGGTATCCAGGTTCCGGTGGCGATGACGTCGTCCGTACTGCACCTGCTGGCGATGGCCTGCTGGCTCGGCGGCCTCACGGCGCTGCTCGTCATCCTGTTCCGCGCCGACACCCCGCCGCCCGTCGCCACGGTCACCCGCTTCTCCCGCCTCGCCTTCCTCTCGGTGACGGTCCTCGTCGTCACCGGCGTCTACCAGTCCTGGCGGGGCCTCGGCTCCTGGTCGGCGCTCGCGGACTCGTCGTACGGGAACACACTGGTCGTCAAGCTCGTGGTGACGGCCGCACTGCTGCTGGCGGCGGGCCTGTCCCGCCGGCTGACGCTCGGCCTGGTGACGGCGGCCTCGGCAGCCTCGACCGTGGAGCACGAGACGGAGAAAGTCGGAGAAAGGACGGTGGCGGCCGTGCGGGAACGGATACCGGAACTGGTGGCCTCCGCCACTCCCGACAAGGCACCGTCCACGGGCCCCGGGCTGCCCGCCACCGGCGACGGCGCCACGGACTCCCCGTCGCCGGGCCCGGACTCGCCCGACCGGAACGCCCCGTCCGACCCGTCCACCCCGTCCGACCCGTCCACCCCGTCCGACCCGCCTGCCCCGTCCGACCCGTCCGACCCGCCTGCCTCGTCCGGCCCGTCCGGCCCGTCCACCCCGTCCGACCCGCCTGCCCCGTCCGACCCGTCCGACCCGCCTGCCTCGTCCGGCCCGTCCGGCCCGTCCGGCCCGTCCGGCCCGTCCGGCCCGTCCGGCCCGTCCGGCCCGTCCGGCCCGGACGAGCCGGCACTCGACCGCCACCGCCGCGCCCTGCGCGTCTCCGTCCTGGTGGAAGCGGTGGTGGCGGTCGTGGTGCTGCTGGTCACGACGGTGCTGACCAGCACCCTCCCGGCCCGGGCGGAGGCCGAGGCCGCGGCGACCGAGGCAGCCCCGATCGCCGGACTGCCCCCGGCGACGGTGGTCACGATCCCGTACGCCCTCGACGTCCCCGGCGGGAAGGGCAGCGTGCAGATCACTCTGGACCCGGGCCAGGTGGGTGAGAACGGCATTCAGGCGGTGGCCTTCAGCCCCACCGGCGCCCTGGACTCGGTCCCCGAACTCCGCCTCTCCTTCACCCTCGCCGAGAAGGACATCGGCCCCATCGACGCCGGACTGACCGACCGCGGTGGCTACTGGGCCACCAGTAACCTCAACCTCCCCCTGCCGGGCACCTGGACGATGAAGGCGACGATCAGGGTCTCGGAAGTGGACCAGGTGACCGAGTCCCACCCCCTGCGCATCGAACCCTGA
- a CDS encoding AAA family ATPase has protein sequence MIVERAHVSGVSPGEDEGEWPWSVPCVRGLVAEGMRLTAPVTYLVGENGSGKSTLVEALAEGFGLDSWGGSHDWRYASHRPKSVLGERIRFDAAPRGRHMLSSWRARKGFFLRAETALDALDREGFAPDSVSHGEGFLAAFRGKFLQPGLYVMDEPEAALSFTSCLELLGHIDRLVKDGGQVICATHSPLLTALPGADIIEVGDHGMRRTAWDELALVEHWRRYLADPRSYLRHVLD, from the coding sequence GTGATCGTCGAACGCGCGCACGTATCCGGTGTCTCGCCCGGCGAGGACGAGGGGGAATGGCCGTGGTCCGTGCCCTGTGTGCGAGGACTCGTGGCGGAGGGAATGCGGCTCACCGCGCCGGTGACCTACCTGGTCGGTGAGAACGGATCGGGCAAGTCGACCCTGGTCGAGGCTCTCGCCGAAGGCTTCGGGCTGGACTCCTGGGGCGGCTCGCACGACTGGCGCTATGCCAGTCACCGCCCGAAGTCGGTGCTGGGCGAGCGGATCCGCTTCGACGCGGCACCGCGCGGACGCCACATGCTGAGCAGCTGGCGCGCCCGCAAGGGATTCTTCCTGCGCGCCGAGACGGCGCTGGACGCGCTGGACCGGGAAGGGTTCGCGCCGGATTCGGTCAGCCACGGCGAGGGCTTCCTCGCGGCGTTCCGGGGGAAGTTCCTCCAGCCCGGCCTGTATGTGATGGACGAGCCGGAGGCGGCGCTGTCGTTCACCTCGTGCCTGGAGCTGCTCGGACATATCGACCGGCTGGTGAAGGACGGGGGCCAGGTCATCTGCGCCACGCACTCTCCGCTGCTGACCGCCCTGCCCGGCGCGGACATCATCGAGGTCGGCGACCACGGCATGCGCCGGACGGCTTGGGACGAGCTCGCCCTGGTCGAGCACTGGCGCCGCTACCTGGCCGACCCGCGGTCCTACCTGCGGCACGTTCTGGACTGA
- a CDS encoding DUF5707 domain-containing protein, whose protein sequence is MSKHVLIGSFVGALVIGGAAAGFAMASGPTKPSLENTSARYTAPSGDSAGSFSFTTDVSDDSGVKSLHILPWPAGLKLDPTEKETRDTEETATCRKTSDETSRCTYTLKITEEEAPALEAGTWKVTALATAKDGDTLFVPSAATFEVEH, encoded by the coding sequence ATGTCCAAACACGTTCTCATCGGATCCTTCGTCGGTGCTCTCGTCATCGGCGGAGCCGCCGCCGGTTTCGCCATGGCCTCGGGCCCCACGAAGCCGTCCCTGGAAAACACCTCGGCCCGCTACACCGCTCCGTCCGGCGACAGCGCGGGCTCGTTCTCCTTCACCACGGACGTGAGCGACGACTCGGGCGTCAAGAGCCTCCATATCCTGCCGTGGCCCGCCGGTCTGAAGCTGGACCCGACCGAGAAGGAGACCCGCGACACGGAGGAGACGGCCACCTGCCGCAAGACCTCGGACGAGACCTCCCGCTGCACCTACACGCTGAAGATCACCGAGGAGGAGGCGCCCGCGCTGGAGGCGGGCACCTGGAAGGTCACGGCGCTGGCGACGGCCAAGGACGGTGACACCCTGTTCGTGCCCTCCGCCGCCACCTTCGAGGTCGAGCACTGA
- a CDS encoding response regulator transcription factor produces the protein MSLKVLVVDDQGIVRAGFAAVIGAEEDMTVVGEAADGAAAVRLAEELAPDVVVMDVRMPELDGIAATRIITGGENAPRVLVLTTFDLDVYVFDALRAGASGFLLKDVHPSELLQGIRVVASGESVLSPSATRRLIGHYASGAPTRVQAASGHHELDSLTARERFVLTLVASGLTNMEIGAELGITVGTVKSHVNALLRKLGLRDRVQATILAYDVGLAHPNPPGAHL, from the coding sequence ATGAGCCTCAAGGTGCTGGTCGTCGACGACCAGGGCATCGTACGGGCGGGGTTCGCCGCCGTGATCGGCGCCGAGGAGGACATGACCGTCGTCGGCGAGGCCGCCGACGGTGCCGCCGCGGTACGGCTCGCGGAGGAACTGGCCCCCGATGTGGTGGTGATGGACGTACGGATGCCCGAACTGGACGGCATCGCCGCCACCCGGATCATCACCGGCGGGGAGAACGCGCCCCGTGTCCTGGTGCTGACCACCTTCGACCTCGACGTGTACGTCTTCGACGCGCTGCGCGCCGGCGCCTCCGGCTTCCTGCTCAAGGACGTGCACCCCTCCGAACTGCTCCAGGGCATCCGGGTGGTGGCCTCGGGGGAGAGCGTGCTCTCCCCGTCCGCGACCCGCAGGCTCATCGGCCACTACGCGTCCGGCGCGCCCACCCGGGTCCAGGCCGCGAGCGGCCATCACGAGCTGGACAGCCTGACCGCGCGTGAGCGGTTCGTCCTCACCCTCGTGGCGTCCGGACTCACCAACATGGAGATCGGCGCCGAACTCGGCATCACCGTCGGCACGGTGAAGTCCCATGTGAACGCGCTGCTGCGCAAGCTGGGGCTGCGCGACCGGGTACAGGCGACGATCCTCGCGTACGACGTCGGCCTCGCCCACCCGAACCCGCCGGGCGCACACCTCTGA
- a CDS encoding SCO4225 family membrane protein has translation MPDSGRSARPGRPVRSLFRWLRRVFFGDVLALVYLGLCAALLVWAIGDAFVGAGEDASFAGIIPLLAAAPVSLLLLGLPGGVMAFIGAVAGGALVNAAVICWCARTLCRGGRSDSAD, from the coding sequence ATGCCCGATTCCGGCCGATCCGCCCGACCTGGGCGGCCTGTCAGATCCCTTTTCCGCTGGCTGCGCCGCGTCTTCTTCGGTGACGTCCTCGCCCTCGTCTACCTCGGGCTCTGTGCCGCCCTGCTCGTGTGGGCGATCGGGGATGCCTTCGTCGGCGCCGGGGAGGACGCGTCCTTCGCCGGAATCATCCCGCTGCTGGCCGCGGCCCCGGTCAGCCTGCTGTTGCTCGGGCTGCCGGGCGGCGTCATGGCGTTCATCGGCGCGGTGGCCGGCGGCGCGCTGGTCAACGCCGCGGTCATCTGCTGGTGCGCCCGCACACTGTGCCGCGGTGGCCGCTCGGACTCCGCCGACTGA
- a CDS encoding winged helix-turn-helix transcriptional regulator yields the protein MGTKQYTGSPEDADLRRADSLAREIFSDVANKWALLIIEGLGDRTLRFSELRNAVEGISHKMLTQNLRMLERYGLVERTVYPTVPPRVEYTLTGPGRGLLATVDGMCEWTHRNLSHIDAARHRFDA from the coding sequence ATGGGAACCAAGCAGTACACGGGCTCGCCCGAGGACGCGGACCTGAGGCGCGCGGACTCCCTGGCGCGGGAGATCTTCTCGGACGTCGCCAACAAATGGGCACTGCTGATCATTGAAGGGCTCGGTGACCGGACCCTGCGCTTCAGCGAGTTGCGGAACGCGGTCGAGGGCATCAGCCACAAGATGCTCACCCAGAACCTGCGCATGCTGGAGCGTTACGGCCTGGTCGAGCGCACGGTGTACCCCACCGTGCCGCCCCGGGTCGAGTACACCCTCACCGGGCCGGGCCGCGGTCTGCTCGCCACGGTCGACGGCATGTGCGAGTGGACGCACCGGAACCTCAGCCACATCGACGCCGCCCGCCACCGCTTCGACGCCTGA
- a CDS encoding glycoside hydrolase family 5 protein: MVTVRGTFARAVLAAALLLAPVTPAAATPRESAGETSAVSEPATSATDWTAPLSTRGRWIVDADGDRFKLRSGNWHGASGTWNGSGSADDDANHHAGENAGRIPLGLDRAPMAEIIAGFHEIGINSIRLPFSNEMIHDTRPVTDGTVTANPTLRGRTPLEVYDVVVRELTASNIAVILNNHTNTTRWCCGVDGNERWNASRSTEAWESDWLFMARRYRDNQRVVGADLYNEVRRNIWDDPNWGLGDNHDWFTASQRVGDRILTEADPDLLIIVEGINWTGIPVDGFAHGRPTLEPVRHLSHTLVDSGKLVYSAHFYGYTGPNHSGATGIGETTDPRYQDLSPAELTDVLNRQALYVTAEGERHFTAPVWISEFGVGGREETGAKQRAWFTNFVDHLIRTDADFAYWPLVGWHDNRRGNGWALLHWDAAGHRMGLYDGDDWRAADWTRLVGAPGRTGRIAPVADWSMLSPDHADFIASRRMRALPDWNSGARKAVCPDGQRLLGLGHTGNRGLCSDVTAGPLWAPAGGHEVVVDERHVGSGGDWASGYTKLQCPAGHFLTGYSVRGAAVSAALCAAARPGAITGTSGRTVWFDRGDNRGPSPQGGDFAHGHYKGQCAADEYAAGIAYTGRLGSSRTPDALHCRKLT, encoded by the coding sequence ATGGTGACCGTGCGCGGAACCTTCGCCAGGGCAGTTCTGGCCGCCGCGCTTCTGCTGGCGCCCGTGACGCCCGCCGCGGCGACGCCACGGGAGTCCGCGGGCGAAACCTCCGCCGTCTCCGAACCCGCCACCTCCGCCACCGACTGGACCGCGCCGCTCAGCACGCGCGGCCGCTGGATCGTCGACGCGGACGGTGACCGCTTCAAGCTGCGCTCCGGCAACTGGCACGGCGCCAGCGGCACATGGAACGGTTCGGGCAGCGCGGACGACGACGCCAACCATCACGCGGGCGAGAACGCCGGCCGGATCCCCCTCGGCCTGGACCGCGCCCCCATGGCCGAGATCATCGCCGGCTTCCACGAGATCGGGATCAACAGCATCCGGCTGCCCTTCTCCAACGAGATGATCCACGACACCCGCCCCGTGACGGACGGCACCGTCACCGCCAACCCCACCCTGCGCGGGAGGACCCCGCTCGAGGTCTACGACGTCGTGGTCCGCGAACTCACCGCCTCCAACATCGCGGTGATCCTCAACAACCACACCAACACCACCCGTTGGTGCTGCGGTGTCGACGGCAACGAACGCTGGAACGCGAGCCGCTCCACCGAGGCATGGGAAAGCGACTGGCTGTTCATGGCCCGCCGCTACCGGGACAACCAGCGCGTCGTGGGCGCCGACCTCTACAACGAGGTACGCCGGAACATCTGGGACGACCCCAACTGGGGCCTGGGCGACAACCACGACTGGTTCACCGCGTCCCAGCGCGTGGGCGACCGCATCCTGACGGAAGCCGACCCCGACCTTCTCATCATCGTCGAGGGCATCAACTGGACTGGCATCCCCGTCGACGGGTTCGCGCACGGGCGCCCCACCCTGGAGCCGGTACGCCATCTCTCGCACACACTCGTCGACTCCGGAAAACTCGTCTACTCCGCCCACTTCTACGGCTACACCGGCCCGAACCACAGCGGCGCCACCGGAATCGGCGAGACCACCGACCCCCGCTACCAGGACCTGAGCCCCGCCGAGCTGACCGACGTCCTGAACCGGCAGGCCCTCTACGTCACCGCCGAGGGGGAGCGGCACTTCACCGCCCCCGTCTGGATCAGCGAGTTCGGCGTCGGCGGCCGTGAGGAGACGGGAGCGAAGCAGCGCGCCTGGTTCACGAACTTCGTCGACCACCTGATCCGTACCGACGCCGACTTCGCGTACTGGCCACTCGTCGGCTGGCACGACAACCGCAGGGGCAACGGCTGGGCGCTGCTGCACTGGGACGCCGCGGGCCACCGCATGGGCCTGTACGACGGTGACGACTGGCGGGCCGCCGACTGGACCCGGCTCGTCGGGGCCCCGGGCCGCACCGGCCGCATCGCCCCGGTGGCCGACTGGTCGATGCTCAGCCCCGACCACGCCGACTTCATCGCCTCGCGGCGCATGCGCGCGCTCCCCGACTGGAACTCCGGCGCCCGCAAGGCCGTCTGCCCCGACGGGCAGCGCCTTCTCGGCCTCGGCCACACCGGAAACCGCGGCCTGTGCTCCGACGTGACCGCCGGACCCCTGTGGGCTCCGGCCGGCGGGCACGAGGTGGTCGTCGACGAACGACACGTCGGATCCGGCGGCGACTGGGCCTCCGGATACACCAAACTCCAGTGCCCCGCCGGCCACTTCCTCACCGGCTACAGCGTCCGCGGCGCCGCCGTCTCCGCCGCCCTGTGCGCGGCCGCCCGGCCCGGCGCGATCACCGGCACGAGCGGCCGTACGGTCTGGTTCGACCGCGGCGACAACAGGGGCCCGTCCCCCCAGGGCGGCGACTTCGCCCACGGCCACTACAAGGGCCAGTGCGCCGCCGACGAGTACGCGGCCGGCATCGCCTACACCGGCCGCCTCGGCTCCTCCCGCACCCCGGACGCGCTGCACTGCCGCAAGCTGACCTGA
- the ctaD gene encoding aa3-type cytochrome oxidase subunit I, whose product MQEVGATETHAVAPGAGEALERPGNTAPETARASWVDWLTTTDHKRIGTLYLVSAFAFFAVGGVLALLMRAELARPGLQVMSNEQFNQAFTMHGSIMLLMFAMPLFTGFANWIMPLQIGAPDVAFPRLNMLAFWLFLLGSLIAAGGFLTPDGAASFGWFLYAPLSSELYSPGIGSDLWIMGVALSGFGSILGAVNFITTIICMRAPGMTMFRMPIFTWNVLLTALLILMVFPVLAAALFALEYDRKFGGHIFDAANGGALLWQHLFWFFGHPEVYVLALPFFGIVSEVLPVFSRKPMFGYMGLIGATIAIAGLSVTVWAHHMYTTGGVLLPFFSFMTFLIAIPTGVKFFNWVGTMWKGSLSFETPMLWATGFLVTFLFGGLTGVILASPPLDFHLSDSYFVVAHFHYTLFGTVVYAMFAGFHFWWPKFTGKMLDERLGKITFWTLTVGFHLTFLVQHWVGVEGMPRRYADYLAADGFTALNTLSSIGSFMLGISILPFLYNIWKTARYGKKVEVDDPWGYGRSLEWATSCPPPRHNFTSLPRIRSESPAFDIHHPEIAALEAVN is encoded by the coding sequence ATACAAGAGGTGGGGGCCACGGAGACGCACGCCGTGGCCCCCGGCGCGGGCGAGGCGCTGGAGCGCCCCGGGAACACCGCGCCGGAGACGGCGCGCGCGTCGTGGGTGGACTGGCTGACGACCACCGACCACAAGCGGATCGGGACGCTCTACCTGGTCTCCGCGTTCGCGTTCTTCGCCGTCGGCGGTGTGCTGGCGCTGCTGATGCGCGCGGAGCTGGCCCGGCCCGGTCTGCAGGTCATGTCGAACGAGCAGTTCAACCAGGCGTTCACGATGCACGGTTCGATCATGCTGCTGATGTTCGCGATGCCGCTGTTCACCGGGTTCGCGAACTGGATCATGCCGCTCCAGATCGGCGCACCGGACGTGGCGTTCCCGCGGCTGAACATGCTGGCCTTCTGGCTGTTCCTGCTCGGCTCACTGATCGCGGCCGGCGGCTTCCTCACCCCGGACGGAGCCGCCAGCTTCGGCTGGTTCCTGTACGCCCCGCTGTCCAGCGAGCTCTACTCACCGGGCATCGGCTCCGACCTGTGGATCATGGGCGTGGCCCTGTCCGGCTTCGGCTCGATCCTGGGCGCGGTCAACTTCATCACCACGATCATCTGCATGCGCGCCCCCGGCATGACGATGTTCCGCATGCCGATCTTCACCTGGAACGTGCTGCTGACCGCTCTGCTGATCCTGATGGTGTTCCCGGTCCTGGCGGCGGCCCTGTTCGCGCTCGAGTACGACCGGAAGTTCGGCGGGCACATCTTCGACGCCGCGAACGGCGGCGCACTGCTGTGGCAGCACCTGTTCTGGTTCTTCGGGCATCCTGAGGTCTACGTCCTGGCCCTGCCGTTCTTCGGCATCGTCTCCGAGGTGCTCCCGGTCTTCTCCCGCAAGCCGATGTTCGGCTACATGGGCCTGATCGGCGCCACGATCGCGATCGCGGGTCTCTCGGTGACGGTGTGGGCGCACCACATGTACACCACGGGCGGAGTGCTGCTGCCGTTCTTCTCCTTCATGACCTTCCTGATCGCGATCCCCACCGGGGTGAAGTTCTTCAACTGGGTCGGCACGATGTGGAAGGGGTCGCTGAGCTTCGAGACGCCGATGCTCTGGGCCACGGGCTTCCTCGTCACGTTCCTCTTCGGCGGGCTGACCGGTGTCATCCTGGCCTCACCGCCGCTGGACTTCCACCTCTCCGACTCGTACTTCGTGGTGGCGCACTTCCACTACACGCTCTTCGGCACGGTCGTGTACGCGATGTTCGCCGGATTCCACTTCTGGTGGCCGAAGTTCACCGGCAAGATGCTCGACGAGCGGCTCGGGAAGATCACCTTCTGGACGCTCACGGTGGGTTTCCACCTCACCTTCCTGGTCCAGCACTGGGTGGGCGTCGAGGGCATGCCCCGCCGCTACGCCGACTACCTGGCCGCCGACGGCTTCACCGCCCTCAACACCCTTTCGTCCATCGGGTCGTTCATGCTGGGCATCTCGATCCTGCCGTTCCTCTACAACATCTGGAAGACGGCCAGGTACGGCAAGAAGGTGGAGGTCGACGACCCCTGGGGCTACGGTCGTTCGCTCGAGTGGGCCACCTCCTGCCCGCCCCCGCGCCACAACTTCACCTCCCTGCCCCGCATCCGGTCCGAATCCCCCGCCTTCGACATCCACCACCCGGAGATCGCCGCCCTCGAGGCGGTGAACTGA
- a CDS encoding LysR family transcriptional regulator encodes MDLLRHLRLFVTVADELHFSRAAERLGMAQPPLSQAIRRLEKELGAELFDRSQRGVRLSAAGAVLLDEAHELIAGEQRLRTLARRAADGGLGTLRAGVPPDTTTAVLSALLSACAAHAPGLSVDLQEVTTGEQVRLLSSGGLDVGLVHHPVDATDLRLGPEVPLDLGVVLPRTSPLARLPEVTLGELCGHDLVLFPRAHAPGWYDRILDVCRADGFVPGRVRHASNPEFLLALVTAGHGVAFDQGPVARKEPRVAWRPLAGRPLTLRISGAWPSGRGVHPASARFAELAAGVLARDHTAAPWREGLPHPPDDSPRPWSVVYE; translated from the coding sequence GTGGATCTCTTGCGCCACCTGCGCCTTTTCGTCACCGTAGCCGACGAGTTGCACTTCAGCCGGGCCGCCGAGCGGCTGGGCATGGCCCAGCCGCCACTCAGCCAGGCGATCCGCAGGCTGGAGAAGGAACTCGGCGCAGAGCTGTTCGACCGCTCCCAGCGCGGGGTCCGGCTGAGCGCCGCCGGGGCGGTGCTGCTGGACGAGGCCCACGAACTCATCGCCGGGGAACAGAGGTTGCGTACGCTGGCCCGCCGCGCCGCCGACGGGGGCCTCGGCACCCTCCGCGCGGGCGTACCGCCCGACACCACGACCGCCGTGCTGTCCGCGCTGCTCTCCGCCTGCGCTGCGCACGCCCCGGGGCTGTCCGTGGACCTGCAGGAGGTCACCACCGGGGAGCAGGTGCGGCTGCTCTCCTCCGGCGGGCTGGACGTCGGACTCGTGCATCACCCCGTGGACGCCACCGACCTGCGACTCGGCCCTGAGGTCCCCCTCGATCTGGGTGTCGTCCTGCCTCGTACCTCACCACTGGCCCGGCTGCCGGAGGTGACGCTCGGCGAGCTCTGCGGTCACGACCTGGTGCTCTTCCCGCGGGCACACGCGCCCGGCTGGTACGACCGGATCCTCGACGTGTGCCGCGCCGACGGCTTCGTACCCGGCCGGGTACGGCACGCGTCCAACCCCGAGTTCCTGCTCGCCCTGGTGACGGCCGGCCACGGCGTCGCCTTCGACCAGGGGCCGGTGGCCCGCAAAGAGCCGCGCGTCGCCTGGCGGCCCCTGGCCGGCCGTCCCCTCACCCTGCGCATCAGCGGCGCCTGGCCCTCCGGCCGCGGAGTCCACCCGGCCTCCGCCCGCTTCGCGGAACTCGCGGCCGGCGTCCTGGCCCGCGACCACACCGCGGCCCCGTGGCGCGAGGGCCTCCCCCACCCGCCGGACGATTCCCCACGCCCGTGGTCGGTGGTCTACGAATAG